TCCGAACTCGGGGCGGTGCCCTATGTTCGGTCCGGCGACCGGGGCGGGGAAATGAAGCTGACAGTCGTCTCGACGGACGGCGAAAAAAACATTTCGGAACCGTTCCACATCCGCTACATCCCGTTCCGGGACATGTCGACTTACGTTGTCACGTCCCTCGGATCCCGACTGCCGGGGTTCGATCTCCCCCGTATTAATCAGACTGGCGGGGCGACGAGCGGGACGACCAGAGCGGCGCTCCGCGGCGGACGGGTTGAAACGTCCGCGATCACGAACGTGCGCGAAATGCCCGACCAGTGGTTCGGGTATCAGGTGTCCGACCTCGTGGTCCTCACGACCGGCTCCGCGCCGGGCGATTTCCTCGACGACCTTTTCGACAAGGAGAAGTCGGCTCCCTTCAAAGAGCGCCGGGCCGCCTTGCTCGAATGGGTCCGCCGGGGGGCAAACTCGTTATTAGTGTCGGGTCGAACGCCTCCAAACTTTCGCAACACGAGTTCTTCCGGGACTTGCTGCCCGCGCCCCTTCAAGCCGATCAGCCGAGCAAGCCGGTCCGCGAATTGGTCCTTCCCAAGCCGGTTCACCGGGCACTTCGCCCGCGCTCCGATACGTTCCCCGTCGCGCGACTGGTCGTTCCGGCGGACCGCGCCGTGCGTGTCCTGTTCCCAACACCGTCGGCCGACGCGGCCGCGACGCCGCTGGTCGTGCAAGGAAACTACGGGCTCGGGCGGATCACCGTGGTGGCGTTCGACCTTGACCAGTCGCCATTCTTGGATCACGACGAGCGAGGCGAATTCTGGGACTGGCTGATTCACAACGCCGGGTCGCAGCGGTCGTCGGACGTTCAGGAAAACAAAGTCACCAACCCGAACGTATACGGCGGGTACTCCAACACGTCCGACAACGAGGACGAGTTCACGGCCGCCATCCGGCAGCACGTTGACTCGTTCGAAGGCGTCCCGGTCATCTCGTTCGGCTGGGTCGCCCTGTTCATCGTGCTGTACACCTTGCTGATCGGGCCGGTCGAATACCTGTTCCTGAAAAAAGTGCTGGGGCGGCTCGAATTGACGTGGGTGACGTTCCCGTTGATCGTCCTGACGGTCAGTGCGACCGCCTATTTCACGGCTTACGCCATCAAGGGCAACGACCTCCGCATTAACAAGATCGACGTTGTCGATATCGACGTGGGCGGCGGGCGGATTTACGGGCGGACATGGTTCACGATCTTCAGCCCTCGGATCGACAGTTATACACTCGCGGTCGAGCCCCGGGAGGGCTGGGCGGTCGGCCGGCCCGACGTGCCGTCTCCGGTCCCCCTCGTGGACTGGATGGGCGGTGGTCGGGGCGGGAGCCGGAGTTTCGTGAGCCGCGGGTACACGTACCACGTAGACCAGATCGGGCGGGCGGTGGCCGACGGGCTGGAGCGGGTGCCCATTCAAGTCTGGTCCACCAAGGCGTTCACGGCGAACTGGTCGGCCTACTCGGATCGCGGGACGCCATTGATCTCTTCGGAACTGGAACACCCGCCGTCGGACCCCGGGGCGGTCGCGGGCACCATCACCAATAACCTGCCAGTCGGCGTTCTGAACGATGTCGCGCTGATCTACGCCGGCAAGTTCTACAAGCTGGGCACGGTCCCGCAGGGGCGGGTGACGGTTTCTGGAGTTGGCCTTGGTGGCGGTGCGGTCGGGCTCCAGACCGATTCCGAATGGTTAGCCAAAAACGCCCCCATGCCGGTCGCGAACCAGCAAGAGTATTCCGGGTTCGGCCGGTCGGGCCGAAATACGACGATACCGGGCTCCTCGAATCTTTCAATGTGGGGCGCGTTGTTCCACGAAAAGGCAACGCCTCCGGCTTCGGGGGCGCTCAAGAACGCCTCCATTCGTGAACTCGATCAATCCTGGCGGGTGAGTGAAGACAACAGGGACGAGGTGATCCTCCTCGCCCGCATCGGGCCAGTCAGCGGGCTGAGTGAAGAGATGATGACCCGAGAAGCGGAGAGCCCGTCGCCGACCAAGTTGTGGGTCAAGAGTCTACCCGGCGGGACAGCCGCCAGGGACCAAGTGCCCGGGTCGATGCGTCAGGAGACGTACATCCGGGCGTACATCCCGATCCGCAAGGCGGGGGTGGCCAAGTGACCACGACCGAAAAGCCGATCCCGATGCGGCAGATGACGCCCGAAGAGGTGCGTCTGTCGATTCGGGATTTTCTCGTGTTTAAACTTCACGAGTCATTTGAATTCGCTGACCGGGCGGTACAGCCGGACAAGTCGTGTTTTGAGCTGCTTGACCTGGATGATTTTTTCCCCTTGGAAATATTGAAATGGCTAGAAATTGATAAGCCCAAGGGTCCGAGAGGAATTCTGACAGAACATTCAACTGTTTCGGATTTTTGCTTGTTTCTCGCGGAGCAGACACTCGTGCCCGCGATCGAACCGGCTGTGATCCTGGGAAACCCGTGCCTGTCGGCCGGGGCGTTCCTGACCATCCGTCGGCTGCTGGCGGAACGCGGCGTAGATGTGTCCAAAATTGGACCGTCCACGCCCCTGTTTGCCTTTGTTTACCGGCACCCTTGGATGTTTGAAAATCTATTCCCGCGAATGGCACCGGGGCGCGTCCCGGCCGTTCGATGGAAGAATCGCCCCCTGATGTTCAATGTCCTGGCCGGAATACTGGTGTCGGCCGTAACTTTCGCGTTCTGGAAATGGGGCGGGCTGACAGACGCTCAAGCATTATTGGTCGGCTTTATCTTGGCGATGTTCCGACTGTGGCAGATCGCCGTGATCCGGTCGACGTCCCGTCAGGAAAACTGGGTTTTGGATTTCGGCGGGCTTTACGACTTCCGTGACTTAGTTGACGCCATGCTCGGTCGCCCGCTTCGGACCCGTGCGGCTTAAAGTGAGACACCCATGATCGAGACACGCGACCTCACGAAGAAGTACGGGGATTTGTACGCCCTGGACCGGCTGACGTTGAAGCTGGACAAGGGGGACGTGTTCGGGTTCATCGGCCCGAACGGGGCCGGGAAGACGACCACGATGCGCATCCTGGCGACGCTCCTCAACCCGAGTTGGGGTGAGGCGAGCGTGTGCGGGTACTCGATCTACACGGGGTCGAAGGACATCCGGCGGTCGATCGGGTACATGCCGGACTTCTTCGGCGTGTACGACGACATGAAGGTGATCGAGTACCTGGAGTTCTTCGCGGCGGCGTACCGGATCAAGGGCCCGGAGCGCCGGAAGAAGTGCGAGCAGGTGCTGGAACTAGTCGACCTGGGGTACAAGCGGGACGCCCTGGTGACGAGCCTGTCGCGGGGGATGACGCAGCGGCTCGGGCTGGCTCGGGTGCTACTGCACGAACCGCAGGTGTTGCTCTTGGACGAACCGGCCAGCGGTCTCGACCCGCGGGCCCGGATCGAAATGCGGGAGTTGATCAAGGAACTGCGGGGGATGAACAAGACGATCATGGTGTCGAGCCACATCCTCCCGGAACTGGCCGACATCTGTAACAAGATCGGGATCATCGAGCGCGGCAAATTGATCTTCAACAACGACGTGGCGACGGCCATCAAGCAAGTCCGCCAGAAGCACGTCTTTTTCGTCTCGGTCGGCAAGGACCAGAACGAACTGGCGGCCAAGAAGCTTGAGACTTACCCCGAGATCGGGTCCGTCGAGCTGGAAAACGACAACGAATCGATCAAGGTGAGCCTGCGCGACGACCGCGAGGACGGGAGCTTTGTGCCCGAGCGGTTGATTCAGGAAGGGTTCCGGCTCAAGAGCTTCAAGGAAGAAGAAATCAACCTCGAAAACGTCTTCATGTCGATTACCAAGGGCATCACCAACTGAGTCGCCGATGTCCAACCGGGTCGACTGTCAGCACTGCGGCGCGCGGGTGAACTTACCCGCGGGGTTCTCCCGCGCGAAAATCCGCTGCCCGGGCTGCGGGTATTACGCCGACGTACCGCCCGAGTCCCGATCCGCCGCTCCGGTCGATGAGGCGGAGTCGTCGCCCGAACCACCGCCGACCAGAAAGCCCAAGCCCGCCGCGGTCCAGCCGACGCCGTTTTCCGGCAAAACGACGAAATCCGAGGCTTACGACCCCGAGGCCGACGAGGCGTTTGGTTTAGCCGAAGCACCTACACGTCCTCCGACAACTGCCCCGAAACCGACTCGCCCCGAGCGGACGTCCAAGCCGGTCAAGGTCAAACCCCAGCTCGACGCCCGCGACCCCCGGCCGCGGTTCGAGGCCGAAGACGAACCGACCGGAAAGCCGCTGCTCGAAGGAACACAAGACGAAGACGACGACCGCCCGTACGGGGTACCCGGCGCGGCTCTCATCACCTGTCCGCACTGCCGCTCGCAACTGCCCATCGGCTCCGAGTTCTGCGTCCATTGCGGCCGCGAGATCGCAAGTAGTGAGAAAGCTCCCCGCGTCTTCCAGCCCATTGAGGGCGAGTGGGAGGAAGGCTGGAACTTCCTCACCCGGCTAAAAATCTACGCCGGCTTGCAAGTCCTCAACTTCTTCGGGACAATGGCGAGCATCCTGAAAGACGGTTGGACGGGCCTGACCACGCTTTTGCTCTTTCAAGCCTTTCACGTCACGCTGATGACGTTTCTGGTCGGGTCGTACGACACCCTCACGCTCCGTCGGAACTCGAAGGGCAACGCGACACTCACCCGCACGCGGCGGATGCTGTTCTACAATCTGCCGCCGCAGAAAGTCCGCTGGAAAGACTGTTCCGGAATCGGCGTGGTCGGCGGGCAGACCGCGGGAATCGTCGAATGGTTCATCTGCTTTTATCTTTTGCTATTCGGGATCGTGCCCGGGGTCGTCTTCTATTGGATGGTGATCCGCCCGTCCCGCTTCGTGGTCCATCTCTGCGACGAGTACGGCAGCACGACCGAAGTGATCTTCCACACCAAAGACCGCGATCAGGCGGTCGAGGTGGCGACGCTCGTCAGTGAAGCGACGAAGCTTTTCTACCGCCCGATCTAGCGGGGCCGCGGCGACAGCCGGGCGGGTACATCCCGCCGCCCGTCCGGTTGGCATTTCCGCCCGGTTTTCTAACTTGACTGCATTGATCCTAGAAGACCGCAGGAATTGCAGACACTCATGCGCATTCTCGTGACCGGCGGCGCCGGGTACATCGGCAGCCACACCGTGAAATTGCTCCTGGCCCGCGGGCACGACGTAACCGTGTTCGACAACCTGTCGATGGGGCACAAGCAAGCTGTGCCGGCCGACCGGCTCGTCGTCGGCGACCTCCGCGACGCGGACCAGGTCGACCACCTGCTGATGGTCAATCGGATCGAAGCAGTGATCCACTTCGCCGCCAGCGCGTTCGTCGGCGAGTCGGTCACGAACCCCGCCAAGTATTACCAAAACAATCTACTGAACAGTCTCAACCTTCTGGACCGCGTCCGCCGCCAGGGGGTTACGCGGTTCGTCTTTTCGAGTACCTGTGCCACCTACGGCGTGCCCGAAACGGTCCCGATTACCGAGACGACGCCACAAGCCCCGATTAATCCGTACGGCAACACGAAGCTGGCGTTCGAGAAGATGCTCGCCGATTACGCCCCGGCCTACAACATCGGCTTCACCGCGCTTCGCTATTTCAACGCCTCCGGCGCGGCCGCGGACGGGACGATCGGCGAGGACCACGACCCGGAGACGCATCTGATTCCCATCGTGTTGCAGGCGGCCCTCGGTCGTCGGCCGCACGTCGAAATCTTCGGCACTGACTACCCGACACCCGACGGCACCTGCGTCCGCGACTACATCCACGTCGAGGACTTGGCCGCCGCTCACCTGCTCGCGCTGGAACACATCCGCCCGGGAGCGGGCGCCTTTTACAACGTGGGGATAGGGACGGGCTACAGTGTCCGCGAGGTGATCCGGACGGCCGAGGAAGTGACCGGCAAGCGGATCAGCGTGAAGGAAGGCACCCGGCGCGCCGGCGACCCGCCCGCGCTCGTCGCCGGCGCGGACAAGATTCGCCAGGAACTCGGGTGGCAGCCGGCGTTCACGACGCTGCGGCCGATCGTCGAGAGTGCCTGGAACTGGCACAAGGCACATCCGAATGGGTATGGGAAATAAAGCCAAGAATATCGCTTTTGTGTCTGTCGTGGTCTTAGCTTTTGCGCTGAAAGCGTTCGGCAACACAGCCCAGAGTCGCGCTTCGCGCACTCTGGGTGGATCTGGACGACTGGGCTGAGTCGTTGAACGCTTTCAGCGTAACGAACGTGAATCACACCGTCGGGTTTGGCGAGAATCTTCCAAATACTACACCCCATTTCCCCAGATTTGCCCGGCTTGAATCGGTATTCCCGATTCCAGTCGTTTCTTACCTCTCGCGACCGAAAAATCCTCGTCTCCGGAAAAAATCCTTCAAGTT
This is a stretch of genomic DNA from Fimbriiglobus ruber. It encodes these proteins:
- a CDS encoding ABC transporter ATP-binding protein, with protein sequence MIETRDLTKKYGDLYALDRLTLKLDKGDVFGFIGPNGAGKTTTMRILATLLNPSWGEASVCGYSIYTGSKDIRRSIGYMPDFFGVYDDMKVIEYLEFFAAAYRIKGPERRKKCEQVLELVDLGYKRDALVTSLSRGMTQRLGLARVLLHEPQVLLLDEPASGLDPRARIEMRELIKELRGMNKTIMVSSHILPELADICNKIGIIERGKLIFNNDVATAIKQVRQKHVFFVSVGKDQNELAAKKLETYPEIGSVELENDNESIKVSLRDDREDGSFVPERLIQEGFRLKSFKEEEINLENVFMSITKGITN
- the galE gene encoding UDP-glucose 4-epimerase GalE, coding for MRILVTGGAGYIGSHTVKLLLARGHDVTVFDNLSMGHKQAVPADRLVVGDLRDADQVDHLLMVNRIEAVIHFAASAFVGESVTNPAKYYQNNLLNSLNLLDRVRRQGVTRFVFSSTCATYGVPETVPITETTPQAPINPYGNTKLAFEKMLADYAPAYNIGFTALRYFNASGAAADGTIGEDHDPETHLIPIVLQAALGRRPHVEIFGTDYPTPDGTCVRDYIHVEDLAAAHLLALEHIRPGAGAFYNVGIGTGYSVREVIRTAEEVTGKRISVKEGTRRAGDPPALVAGADKIRQELGWQPAFTTLRPIVESAWNWHKAHPNGYGK